From a single Couchioplanes caeruleus genomic region:
- a CDS encoding methyltransferase domain-containing protein, with amino-acid sequence MTDLRRRFVEQLRRDGAPLTPQLAAAFRTVPREAFVTDGFQRRDGTWVTPDAADFLDIVYRDDVLVTKVDGATPVSSSSQPSLMAIMLVALDVRPGHRVLEIGAGTGYNAALLSALGADVTSIDVQPDVAGRARAALTRAGARSVRVHAGDGYAGAPGDHFDRVVVTVGVAGVSPHWLRQIQPPVATGPQDAGPAGSEGAGPASPEGAGPASPQGGGPGRSESSGRPGSGAAGLIVVPVEHAGTHPVLAVRGHPDGPVTASVVCPSGFMSAAGPLAAGHPRTHPAAPPGALADFAPVAPARWVRPLDSLGYRDLWYAAGVWSIRATHAPVIGHNGSTLVLLDETGTGGAAILPDGAVAAGGPQARRYAAEAADIVDRWEAAGRPPMQAWRITLALAGDPGAPIWCPAGWTLDVPRAGPDTGAS; translated from the coding sequence GTGACCGACCTGCGCCGCCGCTTCGTCGAGCAGCTCCGCCGCGACGGCGCGCCGCTGACGCCGCAGCTGGCCGCGGCGTTCCGGACGGTGCCCCGGGAAGCGTTCGTGACGGACGGCTTCCAGCGGCGCGACGGCACCTGGGTCACCCCGGACGCCGCCGACTTCCTCGACATCGTCTACCGCGACGACGTGCTGGTCACCAAGGTCGACGGCGCGACGCCGGTCAGCTCCTCCAGCCAGCCGTCCCTCATGGCGATCATGCTGGTGGCGCTGGACGTACGGCCCGGCCACCGCGTCCTCGAGATCGGCGCCGGCACCGGCTACAACGCCGCGCTGCTCAGCGCGCTCGGCGCGGACGTCACCAGCATCGACGTCCAGCCCGACGTCGCCGGCCGGGCCCGGGCGGCGCTCACCCGCGCGGGCGCCCGTTCCGTACGCGTCCACGCCGGCGACGGCTACGCCGGAGCCCCGGGCGACCACTTCGACCGAGTCGTCGTCACGGTCGGCGTGGCCGGCGTGTCCCCGCACTGGCTCCGGCAGATCCAGCCTCCCGTGGCGACAGGACCGCAAGACGCCGGACCGGCCGGCTCCGAGGGCGCCGGGCCGGCCAGTCCCGAGGGCGCCGGGCCGGCCAGTCCTCAAGGTGGCGGGCCGGGCCGGTCCGAGTCGTCGGGCCGGCCCGGGTCCGGGGCCGCGGGGCTGATCGTCGTACCGGTGGAGCATGCCGGGACCCACCCGGTGCTGGCCGTGCGCGGTCACCCGGACGGTCCGGTCACCGCGTCCGTGGTGTGCCCCTCGGGTTTCATGAGCGCCGCCGGTCCGCTCGCGGCCGGCCACCCGCGCACCCACCCGGCCGCACCGCCGGGCGCGCTCGCCGACTTCGCGCCGGTCGCTCCCGCCCGCTGGGTGCGGCCACTCGACTCGCTGGGGTACCGGGATCTCTGGTACGCGGCGGGGGTGTGGAGCATCCGGGCCACCCACGCCCCGGTGATCGGCCACAACGGCAGCACGCTCGTCCTGCTCGACGAGACCGGTACGGGTGGCGCGGCGATCCTGCCCGACGGCGCGGTCGCTGCCGGCGGTCCGCAGGCGCGCCGGTACGCCGCGGAGGCCGCCGACATCGTCGACCGCTGGGAGGCGGCGGGCCGCCCGCCGATGCAGGCGTGGCGGATCACCCTCGCGCTCGCCGGCGATCCGGGCGCGCCGATCTGGTGCCCGGCCGGCTGGACGCTCGACGTTCCCCGGGCCGGCCCGGACACCGGCGCGTCGTAG
- a CDS encoding response regulator transcription factor translates to MNVGAAGGIRVVLAEDGILLREGLLGVLSRFGFDVVAAVGDAEELVAVVAEHTPDLVVTDIRMPPGFQDEGLRAAVAMRRVRPDLPVVVLSQYVQDEYAAALLDSGDGRSVGYLLKDRVADVRDFVAALRTVAAGGTVVDPDVIRRLLQRPNDPLATLSGREREVLSLVAEGHSNSAIAARLYVTEAAVGKHVGNILAKLNLPPAEDTNRRVLAVLAYLRA, encoded by the coding sequence ATGAACGTCGGCGCGGCGGGCGGGATCCGGGTCGTGCTGGCCGAGGACGGGATCCTGCTGCGCGAGGGTCTGCTCGGCGTGCTGTCGCGGTTCGGCTTCGACGTCGTCGCCGCGGTCGGGGACGCCGAGGAGCTGGTCGCGGTGGTCGCGGAGCACACACCCGACCTGGTGGTCACGGACATCCGCATGCCGCCGGGTTTCCAGGACGAGGGGCTGCGCGCGGCGGTCGCGATGCGCCGGGTACGCCCGGACCTGCCGGTCGTCGTGCTCAGCCAGTACGTGCAGGACGAGTACGCGGCGGCGCTGCTGGACAGCGGCGACGGGCGGTCGGTCGGTTACCTGCTCAAGGACCGGGTCGCCGACGTTCGGGACTTCGTCGCGGCTCTGCGTACGGTGGCCGCGGGCGGCACGGTCGTCGACCCGGACGTGATCCGCCGCCTCCTGCAGCGCCCGAACGATCCCCTCGCGACCCTGTCGGGGCGGGAACGCGAGGTGCTGTCTCTGGTCGCCGAGGGCCACTCCAACTCGGCGATCGCGGCCCGCCTGTACGTCACGGAGGCGGCGGTGGGCAAGCACGTGGGCAACATCCTGGCGAAGCTGAACCTGCCGCCGGCGGAGGACACGAACCGGCGGGTGCTGGCGGTGCTCGCGTACCTGCGGGCCTGA
- the alc gene encoding allantoicase has translation MEDFTLLPDLASRTFGGGVTAANDEFFAAADHLVEPAAPVFAPRTLGQKGQVYDGWETRRRREPGHDTAIVRLGAPGVIHGIDIDTAFFTGNYPPYASVEGCAVEGYPDPIQLAEAPWVPLVPRSPLAGDSQNLFAVDSRQRFTHVRLNIYPDGGVARLRVHGEIVPDPRLLPSVFDVAAAEHGARIAGCSNMFYGHPQNLIHPGLARSMGDGWETARRRDDGNDWVLLQLAAPAVVELAELDTSHFKGNAPGSATLRGIDTRTGLLDDPADWFELLPQIRLSPDTRHRFPVPVVPVATHVRLDIFPDGGMARLRLHGRPDMAALRARYEATT, from the coding sequence ATGGAAGATTTCACCCTCCTGCCCGACCTGGCGTCGCGCACGTTCGGCGGCGGGGTGACGGCCGCCAACGACGAGTTCTTCGCCGCGGCCGACCACCTGGTCGAGCCGGCGGCGCCGGTCTTCGCACCCCGGACCCTCGGGCAGAAGGGCCAGGTGTACGACGGCTGGGAGACGCGGCGGCGGCGCGAACCCGGCCACGACACGGCGATCGTGCGGCTCGGCGCCCCCGGCGTGATCCACGGGATCGACATCGACACGGCGTTCTTCACCGGCAACTACCCGCCGTACGCCTCCGTCGAGGGCTGCGCCGTCGAGGGCTACCCGGACCCGATCCAGCTCGCCGAGGCGCCCTGGGTGCCGCTCGTCCCGCGCTCACCGCTCGCCGGGGACAGCCAGAACCTGTTCGCAGTGGACTCGCGGCAGCGCTTCACCCACGTACGCCTCAATATCTACCCCGACGGCGGCGTCGCCCGGCTGCGCGTCCACGGCGAGATCGTGCCCGACCCGCGGCTGCTGCCGAGCGTCTTCGACGTGGCGGCCGCCGAGCACGGCGCCCGCATCGCCGGCTGCAGCAACATGTTCTACGGCCACCCGCAGAACCTCATCCACCCGGGCCTCGCGCGCTCCATGGGCGACGGCTGGGAGACGGCCCGCCGCCGCGACGACGGCAACGACTGGGTGCTGCTGCAGCTCGCCGCGCCGGCGGTCGTCGAACTGGCCGAACTGGACACCAGCCACTTCAAGGGCAACGCGCCCGGCAGCGCCACGCTGCGCGGCATCGACACCCGCACCGGCCTGCTCGACGACCCCGCCGACTGGTTCGAGCTGCTGCCGCAGATCCGGCTGAGCCCGGACACCCGGCACCGCTTCCCGGTCCCGGTCGTCCCGGTCGCGACGCACGTGCGGCTCGACATCTTCCCGGACGGCGGCATGGCCCGCCTGCGCCTGCACGGCCGCCCCGACATGGCGGCCCTGCGCGCCCGCTACGAGGCGACGACGTGA
- a CDS encoding GNAT family N-acetyltransferase, which translates to MTSGPVVATSRLLLRRMTEDDLGDMAAPPGDPAVMRSHPRPKTGDEALGWIIGLTPGKRSAKDQLIFAARL; encoded by the coding sequence GTGACTTCCGGTCCGGTCGTCGCCACGAGCCGGCTCCTGCTGCGGCGGATGACGGAGGACGACCTCGGCGACATGGCCGCGCCGCCCGGCGACCCGGCCGTCATGCGCTCCCACCCGCGCCCGAAGACCGGCGACGAGGCGCTGGGGTGGATCATCGGCCTGACGCCGGGTAAACGCTCGGCCAAGGACCAGCTGATCTTCGCGGCCCGCCTGTAG
- the allB gene encoding allantoinase AllB, with protein MVDLVVRSRRTVTAGGERPAAVSVTGGRIVAVDGYDAPVPAAEETDLGDLALLPGLVDTHVHVNEPGRTEWEGFATATRAAAAGGVTAVVDMPLNSLPPTVSADALAVKQRAAAGQLHIDVGFWGGAIPGNAADLPALHAAGVFGFKAFLADSGVPEFPPLGPGQLAEALAAVDALFVIHAEDPDHLHAAASSPAYADFLASRPPEAEHAAVATAIEAARAAGARVHILHLSAAGALPLIAAARADGVRVTAETCPHYLTLDAAEIPAGATEFKCCPPIRDAANRDRLWAALADGLITCVVSDHSPCTPGLKRRDTGDFAAAWGGIASVQLGLPVIWTAARERGHTLADVAGWMARRPADLVGLTGKGRIAVGADADLVALDPDAAFVVDPGRLHHRNPVTPYAGKTLTGVVRATWLRGRPVTGEAPQGRFLTRS; from the coding sequence ATGGTGGATCTCGTGGTGCGGTCCCGCCGTACCGTCACCGCCGGCGGCGAGCGGCCCGCCGCCGTGTCGGTCACGGGCGGGCGCATCGTCGCCGTGGACGGGTACGACGCGCCCGTGCCGGCGGCCGAGGAGACCGACCTCGGCGACCTCGCGCTGCTGCCCGGGCTGGTCGACACCCACGTGCACGTCAACGAGCCCGGCCGCACCGAGTGGGAGGGCTTCGCCACCGCCACCCGGGCGGCAGCCGCCGGCGGGGTGACCGCCGTCGTGGACATGCCGCTGAACAGCCTCCCGCCGACCGTCTCCGCGGACGCCCTCGCGGTCAAGCAGCGGGCGGCCGCCGGACAGCTCCACATCGACGTGGGGTTCTGGGGCGGGGCGATCCCCGGCAACGCCGCCGACCTGCCCGCCCTGCACGCCGCCGGCGTGTTCGGCTTCAAAGCGTTCCTCGCCGACTCCGGCGTGCCCGAGTTCCCGCCGCTGGGCCCGGGGCAGCTCGCCGAGGCGCTCGCCGCCGTCGACGCGCTGTTCGTCATCCACGCCGAGGACCCCGACCACCTGCACGCGGCCGCCTCCTCCCCGGCGTACGCGGACTTCCTGGCGTCCCGGCCGCCCGAGGCCGAGCACGCCGCCGTGGCCACCGCCATCGAGGCGGCCCGGGCCGCCGGGGCCCGCGTCCACATCCTGCACCTGTCCGCGGCGGGCGCCCTGCCGCTGATCGCCGCCGCCCGCGCCGACGGGGTACGGGTCACCGCCGAGACCTGCCCGCACTACCTCACCCTCGACGCCGCGGAGATCCCGGCCGGGGCGACCGAGTTCAAGTGCTGCCCACCGATACGCGACGCGGCCAACCGCGACCGGCTCTGGGCGGCGCTCGCCGACGGCCTCATCACCTGCGTCGTCAGCGACCACTCGCCGTGCACCCCCGGCCTCAAGCGGCGTGACACCGGCGACTTCGCCGCGGCGTGGGGCGGCATCGCCTCCGTCCAGCTCGGCCTCCCGGTGATCTGGACGGCCGCCCGCGAGCGTGGTCACACCCTCGCCGACGTGGCCGGCTGGATGGCCCGGCGCCCCGCCGACCTCGTCGGGCTCACCGGCAAGGGCCGCATCGCCGTGGGCGCCGACGCCGACCTGGTCGCGCTCGACCCGGACGCCGCGTTCGTGGTCGACCCCGGGCGGCTGCACCACCGCAACCCCGTCACGCCGTACGCCGGAAAGACCTTGACCGGAGTGGTCCGCGCGACCTGGCTGCGCGGGCGACCGGTGACCGGCGAGGCGCCGCAGGGCCGCTTCCTGACCCGTTCGTGA
- a CDS encoding pirin family protein, whose translation MPAITVDDVLVLPRLPRLDEATTRYRPVRRLTTAPTGYEGEGFPVRRAFAGVPLSELDPFIHLDQMGEVDYAPGEPKGTPWHPHRGFETVTYMIDGTMDHQDSNGGGGTITNGDTQWMTAGAGILHIEAPPEKLVMSGGLFHGLQLWVNLPRTAKMIAPKYQDIRGREAALLTTPDGGSLIRVIAGTVAGHDGPGSTHTPINLAHVTLQPGAQLDLPWQPDYNALVYVLAGRGTIGTDRRPLQSGQLAALSAGDAIRVAADADQDSNTPAMELFILGGRPIREPVAHYGPFVMNTREELMQAFEDYQKGRLGVIPAERLPHTS comes from the coding sequence ATGCCCGCGATCACCGTCGACGACGTCCTCGTCCTCCCCCGCCTGCCCCGGCTCGACGAGGCCACCACCCGCTACCGCCCGGTCCGCCGCCTCACCACCGCCCCCACCGGCTACGAGGGCGAGGGCTTCCCGGTCCGGCGCGCGTTCGCCGGCGTACCGCTGAGCGAGCTGGACCCGTTCATCCATCTCGACCAGATGGGCGAGGTCGACTACGCGCCGGGCGAGCCGAAGGGCACCCCGTGGCACCCGCACCGCGGCTTCGAAACCGTCACGTACATGATCGACGGCACGATGGACCACCAGGACTCCAACGGGGGCGGCGGCACCATCACCAACGGCGATACCCAGTGGATGACCGCCGGCGCGGGCATCCTGCACATCGAGGCCCCGCCGGAAAAGCTCGTCATGAGCGGCGGCCTCTTCCACGGCCTGCAACTGTGGGTGAACCTCCCCCGCACGGCCAAGATGATCGCCCCCAAGTACCAGGACATCCGCGGCCGCGAAGCGGCGCTGCTGACCACCCCGGACGGCGGCAGCCTGATCCGCGTCATCGCCGGCACGGTCGCCGGCCACGACGGCCCCGGCTCCACCCACACCCCGATCAACCTCGCCCACGTGACCCTCCAGCCGGGAGCGCAACTCGACCTCCCCTGGCAACCCGACTACAACGCCCTCGTGTACGTCCTCGCCGGCCGCGGCACGATCGGCACGGACCGCCGGCCCCTGCAGTCCGGCCAACTCGCCGCCCTCTCCGCCGGCGACGCGATCCGGGTGGCGGCAGACGCGGACCAGGACAGCAACACCCCGGCGATGGAGCTGTTCATCCTGGGTGGACGCCCGATCCGCGAGCCGGTCGCGCACTACGGGCCGTTCGTGATGAACACGCGGGAAGAGCTCATGCAGGCGTTCGAGGACTATCAGAAGGGCCGGCTTGGGGTCATCCCGGCGGAACGGCTGCCGCACACAAGCTGA
- a CDS encoding phosphotransferase family protein, giving the protein MGRTVTLVLVDGRGGVLGALPPFDVEVPWWPEVGDIVAAVRDRHGIDVTVLRLLHTERPAQPGGHVTYAAEAFGPGTASLALDPAPSAGAAPVDPVSLSGLESLGPADVDSAPEPRRAPWAVPGGPAASVAWALEELGRDDAVAVQQRTWNLSAIWRIDAGGEPVAWLKQVPVFFAHEAPLLRLLPAAVPGLTPTLLAAGDAGRMLLAHVPGEDRYGAGAGFCADVARDVHSLQEHYLTRTRELLAAGVPDHRFELDRIARVAAPWLDAIDGLAELMDELPARLTAIDACGLPDTLAHGDLHPGNVRESAAGRVIVDWGDSSVAHPAYDILRLTGHLPEAEAAALIDEWAARWRRSVPGCEPQTAVALIRPIAALRAAAVYQNFLDHIEDSERPYHEADVPDQLTAAVAAARVE; this is encoded by the coding sequence GTGGGCAGAACTGTGACTCTCGTGCTGGTCGACGGGCGGGGCGGCGTGCTCGGCGCGCTGCCGCCCTTCGACGTGGAAGTGCCGTGGTGGCCCGAGGTCGGCGACATCGTCGCGGCCGTCCGCGACCGTCACGGGATCGACGTGACGGTGCTGCGCCTGCTGCACACGGAGAGACCCGCCCAGCCCGGCGGCCACGTCACGTACGCCGCCGAGGCCTTCGGACCCGGCACGGCGTCCCTCGCGCTCGACCCGGCCCCGTCGGCCGGTGCTGCGCCTGTCGATCCGGTGTCCTTGTCCGGTCTCGAGTCCCTCGGCCCGGCGGATGTGGACTCCGCGCCGGAGCCGCGGCGGGCGCCGTGGGCGGTGCCCGGCGGCCCGGCCGCATCCGTTGCCTGGGCCCTCGAGGAGCTCGGCCGCGACGACGCCGTGGCGGTGCAGCAGCGCACCTGGAACCTGTCGGCCATCTGGCGCATCGACGCGGGCGGCGAACCGGTGGCGTGGCTCAAACAGGTCCCCGTCTTCTTCGCCCACGAGGCGCCGCTGCTCCGGCTGCTGCCCGCGGCCGTACCCGGGCTGACCCCCACCCTGCTGGCCGCCGGGGATGCCGGGCGCATGCTGCTCGCCCACGTGCCGGGGGAGGACCGCTACGGTGCCGGCGCCGGCTTCTGCGCCGACGTCGCCCGTGACGTCCACTCGCTCCAGGAGCACTACCTCACCCGTACGCGTGAACTGCTCGCCGCGGGCGTGCCCGACCACCGCTTCGAGCTCGACCGCATCGCCCGCGTGGCAGCACCCTGGCTGGACGCGATCGACGGCCTCGCCGAGCTGATGGACGAGCTCCCCGCCCGGCTGACGGCGATCGACGCGTGCGGCCTGCCGGACACCCTCGCGCACGGCGACCTGCACCCCGGCAACGTGCGGGAATCGGCGGCGGGACGGGTCATCGTCGACTGGGGGGACTCCAGCGTGGCGCACCCGGCGTACGACATCCTGCGCCTCACCGGCCATCTCCCGGAAGCGGAGGCAGCCGCCCTGATCGACGAATGGGCGGCCCGCTGGCGGCGCAGCGTGCCGGGCTGCGAGCCGCAGACCGCGGTGGCGCTGATCCGGCCGATCGCGGCGCTGCGGGCGGCGGCGGTCTACCAGAATTTCCTCGACCACATCGAGGACTCGGAACGGCCGTACCACGAGGCGGACGTCCCGGACCAGCTGACCGCAGCGGTCGCCGCCGCGCGGGTCGAGTGA
- a CDS encoding sensor histidine kinase, with amino-acid sequence MPTPEAPLRALLNRRYLASAGPWRALVYVLTTLPIAAPVSAAMAVLVLPWLAALSRLVDGDLPTRNVFVLMTVSLLLFTGFGPLAAVPLAMIERGRLALIDPRPLPSAHAPAPQDPVRWVRTRYAETATWRELLYAAFLGLVVPAVYGTYALLVLLDVAFVLSPFFASSGTATWTFGVFTVRSATEALPFAVLGVLLAPVLGYLFGLIGAGQAGVARALLGDRTGVALREVARSRARLVDAFDLERRRIERDLHDGAQHRLTSLTLHLGMARLDVPEDSPAAGPLGQAHEQAKELMVVLRDLIYGIRPQELTDLGLPAALRELAGRSPLPVAVTVADGVPRPSEQIEGTAYLAASEALANVVKHSGATRADILLARAGDVLVVEVRDDGGGGADPERGTGLTGLADRVAAVGGRLLVSSPAGGPTLLRVELPWRSPGLVLPAATAPGRA; translated from the coding sequence GTGCCCACGCCAGAAGCTCCGCTGCGAGCCCTCCTGAACCGCCGGTACCTCGCCTCGGCGGGTCCCTGGCGGGCCCTCGTCTACGTCCTGACCACGCTGCCGATCGCCGCGCCGGTGAGCGCGGCCATGGCGGTGCTGGTCCTGCCGTGGCTGGCCGCCCTCTCGCGGCTCGTCGACGGCGACCTCCCGACCCGCAACGTCTTCGTCCTCATGACCGTCTCGCTGCTGCTCTTCACCGGGTTCGGCCCGCTGGCGGCCGTCCCGCTGGCCATGATCGAACGGGGCCGCCTCGCCCTCATCGACCCCCGGCCGCTGCCGTCGGCGCACGCACCGGCGCCGCAGGACCCCGTCCGATGGGTACGCACCCGCTACGCCGAGACCGCCACGTGGCGTGAGCTCCTGTACGCCGCCTTCCTCGGCCTGGTCGTCCCCGCGGTGTACGGCACGTACGCGCTGCTCGTCCTGCTCGACGTGGCGTTCGTGCTGAGCCCGTTCTTCGCGAGCTCCGGTACGGCCACCTGGACGTTCGGCGTGTTCACCGTGCGCTCCGCCACCGAGGCGCTGCCGTTCGCGGTTCTCGGCGTGCTGCTCGCGCCGGTCCTCGGGTACCTGTTCGGGCTGATCGGCGCCGGTCAGGCCGGGGTTGCACGCGCACTGCTCGGCGACCGTACCGGCGTCGCCCTGCGGGAGGTGGCCCGGTCCCGTGCCCGGCTGGTGGACGCGTTCGACCTGGAGCGGCGGCGCATCGAACGCGACCTGCACGACGGGGCGCAGCACCGGCTGACCAGCCTCACCCTGCACCTCGGCATGGCGCGGCTGGACGTACCCGAGGACTCACCCGCCGCCGGGCCGCTCGGCCAGGCCCACGAACAGGCCAAGGAACTGATGGTCGTGCTGCGCGACCTGATCTACGGCATCCGCCCGCAGGAGCTGACCGATCTCGGACTCCCGGCCGCATTGCGCGAGCTGGCGGGCCGGTCACCCCTGCCGGTCGCCGTCACGGTCGCCGACGGCGTCCCGCGCCCCTCCGAGCAGATCGAGGGCACGGCGTACCTCGCCGCGTCGGAGGCCCTCGCCAACGTGGTCAAGCACAGCGGCGCGACCAGGGCGGACATTCTGCTCGCCCGGGCCGGCGACGTCCTCGTCGTGGAGGTCCGCGACGACGGCGGGGGCGGGGCGGACCCGGAGCGCGGTACCGGACTGACCGGCCTGGCCGACCGGGTCGCGGCTGTGGGCGGCCGGCTCCTTGTGTCCAGCCCTGCCGGTGGTCCGACGCTGCTGCGCGTGGAATTGCCGTGGCGCTCTCCCGGCCTGGTCCTGCCGGCCGCGACCGCCCCGGGACGGGCATGA
- a CDS encoding phospholipase D family protein, which yields MSLEDWLLTADERGNPDSQIPTWCRGNTAEPLFHGATYFDRLATEVETLGDGDHLFFTDWRGDPDERLRDEGPTIAELFSAAAKRGVVVKGLLWRSHLDKMQYSEEENRNLGEEVEAAGGEVLLDQRVRRGGSHHQKVVILRHPGAPERDIAFAGGIDLCHSRRDDADHRGDPQAVTMSSAYGKNPPWHDVQLALRGPVVGALDLAFRERWNDPTPLDQNGPISTVTDKLKHADLRADRLPPQPPDPPECGPHDIQVLRTYPAMRPPYQFAKRGEQSIARGYTKAIKRARRLIYLEDQYLWSKEVAQLFADALNDNPGLHLIAVVPRHPDVDGRFALPPNMVGREQAISLCRRAAPDRVHVFDVENHEGTPVYVHAKVCVVDDVWASVGSDNFNRRSWTHDSELSCAVLDRTRDERSPTDPAGLGDGARVYARDLRLALLREHLDRSDDQDLVDPESAVRAVNASADALRDWHRDGEKGPRPPGRLVPHETERLPWHQRLWAIPAYRLMYDPDGRPWRARRAGTW from the coding sequence GTGTCACTGGAGGACTGGCTTCTGACTGCGGACGAGCGCGGCAACCCGGACTCACAGATACCCACCTGGTGCCGGGGAAACACCGCCGAACCGCTCTTTCACGGCGCAACGTATTTCGACCGGCTGGCGACCGAGGTGGAAACGCTGGGTGACGGCGACCATCTCTTCTTCACCGACTGGCGCGGCGATCCGGACGAGCGGCTGCGCGACGAGGGACCCACCATCGCCGAGCTGTTCTCCGCCGCCGCCAAACGCGGCGTCGTGGTCAAGGGCCTGCTGTGGCGCTCGCATCTGGACAAGATGCAGTACAGCGAGGAGGAGAACCGCAACCTCGGCGAGGAGGTCGAGGCCGCGGGTGGCGAGGTGCTGCTCGATCAACGGGTACGGCGGGGCGGGTCGCACCACCAGAAGGTCGTCATCCTGCGCCACCCCGGCGCTCCGGAGCGTGACATCGCGTTCGCCGGCGGCATCGACCTGTGCCACAGCCGGCGGGACGACGCCGACCACCGTGGTGACCCACAGGCGGTGACCATGTCATCCGCGTACGGTAAGAATCCGCCCTGGCACGACGTGCAGCTGGCGTTGCGCGGCCCGGTGGTCGGCGCGCTCGATCTGGCGTTCCGTGAACGCTGGAACGATCCCACGCCGCTGGACCAGAACGGCCCGATCTCGACGGTGACCGACAAGCTCAAGCACGCCGACCTGCGCGCCGACCGGTTGCCCCCGCAGCCGCCGGACCCGCCGGAATGCGGGCCGCACGACATCCAGGTGCTGCGGACATATCCGGCGATGCGCCCGCCGTACCAGTTCGCGAAGAGGGGCGAGCAGAGCATCGCCCGCGGCTACACCAAGGCCATCAAGCGGGCCCGGCGGTTGATCTACCTGGAGGACCAGTACCTGTGGTCCAAGGAGGTCGCGCAGCTGTTCGCCGACGCGCTCAACGACAACCCCGGGCTGCACCTGATCGCGGTCGTGCCGCGGCATCCGGACGTGGACGGCCGCTTCGCGCTGCCGCCCAACATGGTCGGGCGCGAGCAGGCGATCTCGCTGTGCCGCCGGGCCGCACCGGACCGGGTGCACGTCTTCGACGTGGAGAACCACGAGGGTACGCCGGTGTACGTGCACGCGAAGGTCTGCGTCGTGGACGACGTGTGGGCCAGCGTGGGCAGCGACAACTTCAACCGTCGCTCGTGGACACACGACAGTGAGCTCTCGTGCGCGGTGCTCGACCGTACCCGTGACGAGCGCTCTCCCACCGATCCCGCCGGGCTCGGCGACGGCGCGCGCGTCTACGCGCGCGATCTGCGGCTCGCGCTGCTGCGCGAGCACCTGGACCGGTCCGACGACCAGGACCTCGTGGATCCCGAGTCCGCCGTACGGGCGGTGAACGCGTCCGCCGATGCGCTGCGCGACTGGCACCGTGACGGCGAGAAGGGTCCCCGTCCGCCGGGGCGCCTGGTGCCGCACGAGACCGAGCGGCTCCCGTGGCACCAGCGGCTGTGGGCGATCCCGGCGTACCGGTTGATGTACGACCCGGACGGGCGTCCCTGGCGGGCCCGCCGCGCCGGCACCTGGTAG
- a CDS encoding DUF4241 domain-containing protein produces MAVDIGEMLDRLLTEGARHSDDAHDYQLTMVPLGDVTLPTGRVVACDPLARTGEALPFTVGVPPGRYPLRAWVAVAYLAVRGLPPSHSLVTVPAHPGPPLRNRVEANRRTAALHLVIRDEPITSWEPAVVTGPAELDEDGFVVHPVDTGLATLTDERALKALSTWDYAEVEETFVPSVPPEVPGMVGAVTDPATGANVVAVEPGCGDGAYASFVGRTAAGEVAAFVTDFRVI; encoded by the coding sequence ATGGCTGTGGACATCGGCGAGATGCTGGACCGGCTCCTGACCGAGGGCGCGCGACACTCCGACGACGCCCACGACTACCAGCTGACCATGGTTCCACTCGGCGACGTGACCCTCCCGACGGGCCGCGTCGTCGCCTGCGACCCCCTCGCCCGCACCGGCGAGGCGCTGCCCTTCACCGTCGGCGTGCCTCCGGGGCGCTACCCGCTCCGCGCCTGGGTCGCCGTCGCATACCTGGCCGTGCGGGGGCTCCCACCGTCCCACAGCCTCGTGACCGTCCCGGCACACCCCGGGCCACCGCTGCGCAACCGGGTGGAGGCGAACAGGCGAACGGCGGCCCTCCACCTCGTCATCCGCGACGAGCCGATCACATCGTGGGAGCCGGCGGTCGTCACGGGCCCGGCTGAGCTGGACGAGGACGGCTTCGTCGTGCACCCCGTCGACACGGGCCTCGCCACGCTCACCGATGAGCGGGCGCTGAAGGCTTTGTCCACATGGGACTACGCGGAGGTCGAGGAGACGTTCGTGCCGTCCGTGCCGCCCGAGGTCCCCGGGATGGTGGGCGCAGTGACCGATCCCGCGACCGGCGCCAACGTGGTGGCGGTCGAGCCAGGGTGCGGCGACGGGGCGTATGCGAGCTTTGTGGGGCGTACGGCAGCCGGAGAGGTGGCCGCCTTCGTCACCGACTTCCGCGTGATCTGA